The following are encoded together in the Methanomassiliicoccales archaeon genome:
- a CDS encoding translation initiation factor IF-2 subunit gamma, translating into MIVPQQPEVNIGMIGHVDHGKTTLTKALTGEWTDRHSEEIKRGISIRLGYADVAFYKCPSCDPPASYGIDKTCKHCGGEAEFLRAVSFVDAPGHETLMATMLSGAALMNGALLLVAANERCPQPQTKEHLMALTIIGVEKIIIVQNKIDLVTKEEAFENYKQIRSFVKGTIAENAPIIPVSAHHDVNIDKLIETIEKYIPTPKFDASKPARMYVARSFDINIPGSSPEELKGGVLGGTLIQGQLEIDDEIEISPGRKIEGSGGKVSWEPLTTSVVSLHAGGTPLERAKPGGLIAIGTKLDPSLTKSDGLTGRMIGAPGTLPPIISKFTMSTHLLERVVGTAEDLVVDNIRTNEPLMLSVGTATTVGIVTSARESSCEVSLKIPVCAESNQRVAISRKISGKWRLIGYGIIQ; encoded by the coding sequence ATGATCGTACCGCAGCAGCCTGAGGTCAACATTGGAATGATAGGACACGTTGACCACGGAAAGACTACGCTGACGAAAGCGCTCACCGGTGAGTGGACAGATCGGCATTCCGAAGAAATCAAGCGTGGGATTTCCATCAGGCTGGGATATGCGGACGTGGCATTCTATAAATGCCCCTCTTGCGACCCCCCAGCTTCTTATGGTATTGACAAGACGTGCAAGCATTGTGGGGGAGAAGCGGAGTTCCTCCGAGCGGTTTCTTTTGTCGATGCGCCCGGTCATGAAACATTGATGGCAACGATGCTTTCTGGTGCGGCTCTGATGAATGGTGCGCTGTTACTCGTCGCTGCGAATGAGCGTTGTCCGCAGCCTCAGACGAAGGAGCACCTCATGGCGCTCACCATCATCGGCGTTGAGAAAATTATTATCGTGCAGAATAAGATCGACCTCGTGACCAAAGAAGAGGCTTTTGAAAACTACAAGCAGATCAGATCCTTCGTTAAGGGTACGATCGCTGAAAATGCGCCGATCATCCCAGTGTCTGCACATCATGACGTGAATATCGACAAGCTCATCGAGACCATCGAGAAGTATATTCCTACTCCAAAATTTGATGCTAGCAAACCGGCGCGAATGTACGTAGCAAGATCCTTTGACATTAATATCCCTGGATCTTCCCCTGAGGAACTCAAGGGTGGGGTGCTTGGTGGAACCCTGATACAGGGTCAATTGGAAATTGACGATGAAATTGAGATAAGCCCTGGCAGGAAAATCGAAGGAAGCGGCGGAAAGGTCTCATGGGAACCTTTAACCACGAGCGTCGTATCGCTTCATGCAGGTGGCACACCTCTTGAGAGGGCAAAACCGGGTGGACTCATTGCGATAGGCACGAAGCTCGACCCATCTCTCACGAAGTCAGATGGCCTGACTGGGCGCATGATCGGTGCGCCTGGCACCCTACCTCCGATTATTAGTAAGTTTACAATGTCAACGCACCTTCTCGAAAGGGTGGTCGGAACGGCTGAAGATCTGGTTGTAGACAATATTCGCACGAACGAACCGCTGATGCTCAGCGTGGGTACGGCGACAACTGTGGGAATCGTAACAAGTGCGAGAG
- a CDS encoding 30S ribosomal protein S6e, producing MVEFKAVINDAKTGKSYQVTVSGHHANSLIGRKIGEVIDGIFVGLPGYKLTITGGSDKDGFPMRKDIPGVRRVRVLLSAGSIGFKSGEKGVRKRKSVRGNTISPEIVQINMRVVSKGAKPIEDLIKKEEKKEETK from the coding sequence ATGGTCGAATTCAAGGCTGTCATTAACGATGCAAAAACTGGAAAATCATATCAGGTGACGGTCTCAGGCCATCATGCAAACTCCCTCATCGGCAGAAAGATCGGTGAGGTCATCGATGGCATATTCGTCGGACTTCCGGGATATAAATTGACTATCACGGGAGGAAGCGATAAGGACGGCTTTCCGATGCGAAAGGACATACCGGGCGTTAGAAGAGTTAGAGTATTGCTTTCCGCTGGAAGTATCGGTTTCAAGTCCGGCGAGAAAGGCGTCAGGAAAAGGAAATCGGTTCGCGGAAATACTATTTCACCTGAAATTGTCCAGATCAATATGAGAGTCGTCTCAAAAGGAGCAAAACCGATAGAGGACCTCATTAAAAAAGAAGAAAAGAAAGAGGAGACTAAATGA
- the infB gene encoding translation initiation factor IF-2 codes for MALRQPIVSVLGHVDHGKTSLLDYIRGSTVALREAGRITQHIGATEVPIEHIYEKCAALLGSRKFTVPGLLFIDTPGHQSFTTLRARGGSLADLAVLVIDVVEGLKPQTLESISILKRYRTPFVVALNKIDLLENWISHPHTPFVLSIRNQTDEVKARIDERVYTISARLHEEGLSAERYDRIEDFTRNIAIVPLSAKTGEGVPDLLLVLIGLAQKFLESELRIETGPAKGTVLEVKEERGLGPTIDVIIYSGTLRRGDRVAIGTSGKPLVTKVKAILKPKPLDEIRDPRERFDSVDEVSAAAGVKLTCQSLDGVIAGGPIKVIAGNEDEIVGEIQEEMRVGIETKEDGIMIKADAIGSLEALGFEAQNAGIPIRKYEVGDISKRDIVEASATTEPFYRVILGFNVKVLPEAKEILSNYPVKIFLNDVVYRLIEEYNKWVEEQKRVCEADKRAKFSFPGKIKILPNCVFRMSKPAIVGVRVLAGRIRQGQSLINRDGKEVGKIRSIRSGEEALKEAIAGSEVAIAIDGATVGRTIDIEDILYVAIEGSKVKELEALGLNEDERMVLEEFIAIMKKQDPFWGI; via the coding sequence ATGGCCCTAAGGCAACCAATTGTGAGCGTGCTCGGCCATGTCGATCACGGAAAAACAAGTCTCCTGGATTATATCAGGGGAAGCACTGTCGCATTGCGCGAGGCAGGCCGCATAACGCAGCACATTGGAGCCACTGAGGTGCCAATCGAACACATTTATGAAAAGTGTGCAGCCCTTCTTGGTAGCAGGAAATTTACCGTTCCCGGGCTTCTCTTTATTGACACACCAGGTCATCAATCTTTCACAACGCTCAGAGCTAGGGGAGGATCGCTTGCAGATCTCGCAGTCTTGGTCATTGATGTTGTCGAGGGTCTTAAGCCACAGACGCTCGAATCGATAAGCATTCTCAAGAGGTATAGGACACCGTTTGTTGTGGCTCTCAACAAAATCGATCTCCTAGAAAATTGGATTTCGCATCCCCACACTCCTTTTGTTCTTTCTATACGCAATCAAACAGATGAAGTGAAAGCGAGAATCGATGAGCGCGTCTACACAATTTCCGCTAGACTTCACGAAGAGGGTCTCTCCGCCGAGCGTTACGATCGCATTGAAGACTTCACCAGGAATATCGCGATTGTTCCCCTTAGTGCAAAAACGGGGGAAGGCGTACCCGATTTGCTGCTCGTTCTTATCGGTCTTGCTCAGAAATTTCTTGAATCTGAATTGAGGATTGAAACCGGTCCAGCAAAGGGTACGGTACTTGAAGTAAAGGAGGAGCGGGGTCTTGGACCTACGATAGATGTAATCATTTACTCTGGTACGCTGAGGCGCGGAGATAGGGTTGCGATAGGTACTTCTGGAAAGCCTTTAGTTACTAAGGTCAAGGCGATTCTCAAGCCCAAGCCTTTAGATGAAATCAGGGATCCTAGGGAACGCTTCGATTCTGTTGATGAGGTTTCAGCTGCAGCTGGAGTGAAGCTTACATGCCAGAGCCTGGACGGCGTAATCGCTGGTGGGCCCATCAAAGTCATAGCAGGCAATGAGGACGAGATCGTCGGGGAAATACAAGAAGAAATGAGGGTAGGCATTGAAACAAAAGAAGATGGCATAATGATCAAGGCTGATGCTATAGGGTCCCTTGAAGCCCTGGGATTTGAGGCGCAGAATGCTGGAATCCCAATAAGAAAATATGAAGTCGGAGATATTTCTAAAAGAGATATTGTTGAGGCATCAGCAACAACCGAGCCTTTCTATCGCGTCATTCTCGGATTTAACGTCAAGGTGCTGCCTGAGGCAAAGGAAATCCTTTCAAATTATCCCGTCAAAATTTTCCTAAATGATGTAGTTTATAGGCTGATCGAGGAATACAACAAATGGGTGGAAGAGCAGAAAAGAGTATGTGAAGCTGATAAGCGCGCAAAATTCTCTTTTCCAGGCAAAATCAAAATTCTCCCGAATTGCGTTTTTAGGATGAGCAAACCCGCAATAGTCGGCGTGAGAGTCCTCGCAGGAAGAATCAGACAGGGACAGTCGCTAATCAATAGGGATGGAAAGGAAGTTGGCAAGATCAGAAGCATAAGATCGGGTGAAGAAGCACTCAAAGAAGCGATTGCTGGAAGCGAGGTGGCAATTGCAATCGATGGAGCAACCGTTGGAAGAACCATCGACATTGAGGACATTCTCTACGTGGCGATCGAGGGGTCCAAAGTCAAGGAACTCGAAGCTCTCGGTCTCAATGAGGACGAAAGGATGGTTCTCGAGGAATTTATCGCAATAATGAAAAAACAAGATCCGTTCTGGGGGATCTGA
- the ndk gene encoding nucleoside-diphosphate kinase — translation MIERTFVMLKPDAIQRGLIGTIISRLEARGFKPIAMKLMHIPRELAERHYAEHKGKSFFPGLIDYITSGPVLCMVWEGENIITALRTMMGKTNPLDAAPGTIRGDFAQITGRNLIHGSDSPESARREISLFFNEYELQDYKKTIDAWIYE, via the coding sequence ATGATTGAACGGACATTTGTCATGCTTAAGCCTGATGCGATACAGCGTGGACTCATTGGCACGATAATTAGTAGACTCGAGGCGCGTGGATTCAAACCTATCGCAATGAAGCTCATGCACATTCCAAGAGAATTGGCAGAAAGACATTATGCTGAGCATAAGGGCAAGAGCTTCTTTCCTGGTCTCATTGACTACATTACCTCTGGGCCCGTGCTGTGCATGGTCTGGGAGGGCGAAAACATAATCACGGCGTTAAGAACGATGATGGGGAAGACTAATCCGCTGGATGCGGCACCGGGAACAATAAGAGGGGATTTTGCGCAGATAACTGGACGAAATCTTATTCACGGATCAGATTCACCCGAGTCCGCGAGAAGAGAAATTTCGTTGTTTTTCAACGAGTATGAGCTCCAGGATTATAAGAAGACAATCGATGCTTGGATATATGAGTGA
- a CDS encoding 50S ribosomal protein L24e: protein MVERRICSFCGHEIEPGTGRMFVKKDGTIYMFCTSKCYKNMVFLKRVPRRTEWTLVAQREKQTVKKASEPAVDKEEGEQKEGMGEEASVPLNTAEMVEQGNEMPSAEKIERKAKKIRKSAENPEMKNGS from the coding sequence ATGGTCGAGCGAAGAATCTGTTCATTTTGTGGTCACGAGATTGAACCAGGTACGGGTAGAATGTTCGTCAAGAAAGACGGAACGATCTACATGTTTTGCACGAGTAAATGCTATAAGAACATGGTTTTCCTGAAAAGGGTTCCAAGGAGAACTGAATGGACACTTGTAGCCCAGCGCGAAAAGCAGACCGTGAAAAAAGCGTCAGAGCCTGCTGTGGACAAAGAAGAGGGTGAACAGAAGGAAGGCATGGGGGAAGAAGCTTCTGTTCCTCTGAATACGGCGGAAATGGTTGAACAAGGCAATGAGATGCCAAGCGCAGAGAAAATAGAGCGCAAAGCAAAAAAGATAAGAAAATCAGCCGAGAATCCCGAAATGAAGAACGGATCGTGA